Proteins encoded within one genomic window of Cryptococcus neoformans var. grubii H99 chromosome 4, complete sequence:
- a CDS encoding DNA repair protein Rad5 has protein sequence MTHIDYFGGQPSTAQKRPRQTQPTSSQGEDDDPQSRTVEHDEHFATFRSDVVGVQYYRGLVGRGEYVLLRREPTNKWDSNAVQVVNAGGSQVGHIPRAVAANLAILMDRNQISVEGRMIGQNLDGAKHFKLALDVSIYVNHSMRESLEPALRWVNSGDRVNNHAPHTVYASQSQVRGTAGSGVGLPQPADNTMKELLEGLSKDNADLKQVDKVMDALTSDVDVSKLPLHPAPPGTADGRLLTNLLPHQSQALQWMITRENPQLPKNPSDPAVQFWVKQRGVGSKPDYWLNVATKTPQSEAPQLGRGGIIADGMGLGKTLTTISLVLTTKNDPVGDKVSKSTLIVCPLSVLSNWEKQIRDHVAPSQLTFYTYHGAAKGLTAKKLGGYDIVLTTYQTVAGEDAAVPHIGDAPLTKKSRPNTKKSGPLTTINWKRVVADEGHQLKNPKAKMTVAFANLSAERRWVCTGTPIVNSPNDLGSLLTCLHMCAPLSNPQYFRALLLRPLSRGDPTASKLLQAVVSQILLRRTKDSKGANGENVVELPDIEFFRVPVKLDDETRKVYEEVLEHSKTRFEETLRTGEGAANVLSMLTRMRQLCLSLELIPQSFLDEIRAPPASRNGATPTSIASLSNEETEALVKRLRQFVDDETECGICMDEVEFAKDPAITDCGHPFCLPCIERVITGQGLCPMDRHPIAHGSILRLPSDESVYLPSSQARPINSAKIDELVKYLRIFPRDDKTLVFSQFTSFLDCVGVRLQQEEIKFVRFDGRMPGKQRTEVIKTFQEPVKGDDDEETPKVMLISLKSGAVGLNLTAASNVVLCDPWWQSAIEAQAIDRAHRMGQKKVVRVFQLIAEDTIESRVLDIQKRKDAMVAKAFEKSSKEGQKTKKEARFEDIKELLGMK, from the exons ATGACTCACATAGACTATTTTGGTGGACAACCTTCAACAGCCCAAAAACGCCCTCGGCAAACCCAGCCCACCTCGtcccaaggagaagatgatgaccCGCAAAGCAGAACAGTCGAGCACGACGAG CATTTTGCTACATTTCGCTCCGACGTAGTTGGAGTCCAGTACTACCGCGGTCTTGTTGGTAGAGGCGAATATGTCTTACTCCGCAGAGAGCCCACCAACAAGTGGGATAGCAACGCTGTTCAG GTGGTAAACGCAGGAGGCAGCCAAGTCGGACATATTCCGAGAGCAGTCGCTGCCAACCTTGCGATCTTGATGGATAGAAACCAGATTTCGGTTGAAGGCCGGATGATCGGTCAAAATCTGGATGGTGCCAAGCACTTCAAACTGGCTCT TGATGTTTCCATCTACGTAAACCACTCTATGCGCGAATCCCTCGAACCCGCATTGCGATGGGTGAACTCAGGAGACAGAGTCAACAACCACGCTCCTCATACTGTCTACGCGTCACAGTCTCAAGTCCGGGGCACAGCAGGAAGTGGTGTCGGCTTGCCCCAACCTGCTGACAACACAATGAAGGAGCTGCTTGAGGGTCTGAGCAAGGATAATGCCGATTTGAAACAGGTCGACAAGGTCATG GACGCCCTTACTAGTGACGTCGACGTCTCCAAACTTCCTCTGCACCCTGCGCCTCCTGGTACAGCCGATGGCCGACTTCTCAccaacctccttccccatcaatCACAGGCCCTTCAATGGATGATCACTCGTGAGAACCCACAATTGCCCAAGAACCCCTCGGACCCCGCTGTGCAGTTCTGGGTCAAGCAAAGAGGTGTTGGGAGTAAGCCCGATTACTGGCTGAACGTAGCTACCAAGACACCGCAAAGTGAGGCTCCGCAGTTGGGTAGGGGTGGTATCATTGCTGATGGCATGGGTTTGG GTAAAACGCTGACCACCATCTCTTTGGTGCTCACTACCAAAAATGATCCCGTCGGGGACAAAGTTAGCAAGTCCACTTTGATCG TCTGCCCTTTGTCAGTTTTAAGTAATTGGGAGAAGCAAATTAGAGATCACGTTGCCCCCTCTCAATTGACGTTTTACACCTACCACGGCGCCGCAAAAGGTCTCACTGCCAAGAAACTGGGAGGGTACGATATTGTCTTGACCACTTATCAGACTGTCGCTGGAGAAGATGCTGCTGTCCCACATATTGGCGATGCTCCTCTGACGAAGAAATCGAGGCCAAACACCAAAAAATCAGGACCTTTAACTACGATCAACTggaagagggtggtggCCGATGAAGGCCATCAGTTAAAGAACCCCAAGGCTAAGA TGACAGTTGCATTTGCCAATCTCAGCGCTGAGAGGCGTTGGGTATGCACTGGTACACCTATCGTCAACTCTCCTA ATGACCTCGGATCCCTTCTTACATGTCTACACATGTGCGCTCCCCTGTCCAATCCCCAATACTTCCGTGctctcctccttcgtcCCCTCTCCCGAGGCGACCCCACCGCCAGCAAGCTATTACAAGCCGTCGTTTCTCAGATCCTCCTGCGCCGGACCAAAGACTCAAAAGGTGCGAATGGGGAAAATGTGGTTGAGCTTCCGGACATAGAGTTCTTTAGGGTCCCAGTGAAGTTGGACGATGAGACTAGAAAGGTGTATGAGGAGGTTTTGGAACATAGTAAGACGAGGTTTGAAGAGACGTTGAGGACTGGTGAAGGAGCGGCGAATGTGCTTTCTATGCTTACTCGAA TGCGACAACTCTGCCTTTCACTGGAACTTATCCCACAATCTTTCCTGGATGAAATCCGCGCGCCCCCTGCATCTCGGAATGGCGCCACCCCTACTTCCATTGCTTCTCTCTCAAACGAAGAGACGGAGGCTTTGGTTAAAAGGTTGAGACAGTTTGTTGACGATGAGACTGAGTGTGGTATCTGCATGGACGAAGTTGAGTTTGCCAAGGATCCGGCTATCACTGACTGTGGTCACCCTT TCTGTTTGCCATGTATCGAACGGGTAATCACCGGCCAAGGTCTCTGCCCAATGGACCGCCATCCCATCGCCCACGGGTCCATCCTTCGCCTCCCCTCAGATGAAAGTGTATacctcccttcttctcaagcaCGTCCCATCAATTCTGCAAAAATTGACGAACTCGTTAAATATCTCCGCATTTTCCCACGCGACGACAAgaccctcgtcttctcccaGTTTACATCTTTCTTGGACTGCGTTGGTGTGCGGCTACAGCAAGAGGAGATCAAGTTTGTGAGGTTTGATGGACGAATGCCGGGGAAGCAGAGGACGGAGGTGATAAAAACTTTTCAGGAACCAGTCAagggggatgatgatgaagagacgCCTAAGGTGATGTTGATCTCGTTGAAAAGTGGTGCTGTTGGGCTCAACTTGACAGCGGCGTCCAATGTTGTCTTG TGTGACCCATGGTGGCAGAGTGCTATTGAAGCGCAGGCTATTGATCGAGCCCATAGG ATGGGTCAAAAGAAGGTTGTGAGAGTTTTCCAGCTTATCGCCGAAGACACAATTGAATCGAGAGTTTTGGATATAC agaaaagaaaagatgcGATGGTGGCTAAAGCTTTCGAAAAGTCGAGCAAGGAGGGTCAAAAgaccaagaaggaagcgagGTTTGAGGATATTAAGGAGCTTTTGGGTATGAAGTGA
- a CDS encoding transcription initiation factor TFIIF subunit beta yields the protein MSSPSGPSTTSPFSFLQEEEEHLEVSDRKDASSVWALKVPNFLLQRWQTVQEPGVELGRLVVDNSVTPPNITLKLTNAEEGTEEAERAKRAKYDVEGLPDEFKVEVPMERSKNTFLFSEVKKVYDKGSRDGRQQADAPRDAWGKRKREKAHPKLLARVDHEGHIQPIRTQKYLDFLKARRMEAEQSRRPVVRMEDTGLSQAEQNQLASGFRSANSTFGSNMILASKQASGERFARLERHELTDRIFQCFRDHPYWALGALKQTLEQPDAWLREVLRDVAEQVKEGQYQGYWQLKPVWREDAWKGGENGESVKNGVKEEGDVKPDIDEDDDEDEDDLEEVM from the exons ATGTCCTCTCCGTCTGGCCCCTCCACaacctctcccttctcattcctccaagaagaagaagaacatcTCGAGGTCTCAGATCGCAAAGACGCCTCTTCGGTCTGGGCTCTCAAAGTCCCCAACTTCCTCCTGCAGCGATGGCAAACCGTTCAAGAACCCGGCGTCGAACTCGGTCGACTCGTAGTGGACAACTCTGTCACACCGCCCAATATCACTCTCAAATTGACTAATGCCGAAGAAGGGACCGAGGAAGCTGAAAGAGCAAAGCGGGCAAAATACGATGTCGAAGGATTACCAGACGAGTTCAAGGTGGAAGTACCGATGGAGAGGTCAAAGAATACATTTCTGTTTTcagaggtgaagaaggtgtATGATAAAGGGAGTCGAGATGGAAGACAGCAGGCAGATGCGCCGAGAGATGCATGgggcaagaggaagagggaaaaggccCACCCGAAATTGCTGGCGAGAGTAGATCATGAAGGACATATCCAGCCGATCCGTACTCAAAAGTACCTTGATTTCCTGAAAGCTCGTCGTATGGAGGCAGAACAGTCAAGAAG ACCTGTTGTTCGTATGGAGGATACTGGTTTGAGTCAGGCTGAACAAAACCAACTTGCAAGTGGTTTCCGTAGTGCCAACTCTACTTTCGGCAGCAACATGATT CTCGCATCAAAACAAGCTTCCGGCGAACGTTTTGCCCGTTTGGAGCGTCATGAACTCACCGACCGTATCTTCCAATGCTTCCGGGATCATCCATACTGGGCTCTTGGGGCTCTCAAGCAAACGCTTGAGCAGCCCGACGCATGGTTGCGGGAAGTACTTCGTGATGTGGCTGAGCAAGTGAAAGAAGGGCAGTATCAGGGTTACTGGCAGCTCAAGCCTGTCTGGAGAGAAGACGCTTGGAAGGGTGGCGAGAATGGGGAGAGTGTCAAGAATGGggtcaaggaggaaggagatgtcaAGCCGGAtatcgatgaagatgatgacgaggatgaggatgatctAGAAGAGGTCATGTAG
- a CDS encoding CAMK protein kinase, variant, with amino-acid sequence MDNTFPTNVLGFYLDCDEYEDPQNNEGPTQPSLGLQNLDRNIVLADYSEFLYSAPSNWLPIWPDFTCCYSEHDGHPCYVFDSDPSLRACGPYDCHDYKTFGVISVGAHGIIHRATDMKRNEMVAIKVTKEYHGSDTGDTHMRWQLWKRSFAAREVAMLEVCDHPHIVKPRDIVESPDGKLGLVIDYFPGGDLQIYIKTYGSLSEFDAQYTFTQLLSAVTHLQDRHMVHHDIKPENILIDLGGNVVLSDFGVAHIFDESFVPALPICGTIVYAEPELVVQKTRYSPFKWDIWSLGIILFFLLTGKTPYIGDK; translated from the exons ATGGACAACACGTTCCCAACGAATGTCCTCGGGTTTTATCTCGACTGCGACGAGTATGAGGATCCCCAAAACAATGAAGGCCCTACACAGCCAAGCCTGGGCCTACAAAATCTGGATAGAAATATCGTCCTTGCAGATTACTCGGAGTTTCTCTATTCCGCCCCGTCTAACTGGCTTCCCATCTGGCCGGACTTCACTTGCTGTTATTCTGAACATGACGGTCATCCGTGCTACGTGTTTGATAGTGACCCTTCGCTACGTGCATGTGGCCCATATGACTGCCATGATTATAAAACATTTGGAGTCATTAGCGTTGGCGCACACGGCATCATTCATCGTGCCACAGATATGAAGAGGAACGAAATGGTCGCCATCAAAGTAACCAAAGAATATCATGGGTCGGATACCGGCGACACTCACATGCGCTGGCAAttgtggaagaggagtttTGCGGCAAGGGAGGTGGCTATGCTCGAA GTGTGTGATCATCCCCATATTGTCAAACCTCGCGACATCGTTGAATCACCGGATGGCAAACTTGGGCTCGTCATTGATTATTTTCCCG GCGGTGATCTACAGATATACATTAAAACGTATGGCTCCCTATCAGAATTTGACGCTCAATACACTTTCACCCAGCTTCTTTCCGCCGTCACCCACCTTCAAGACAGACACATGGTTCACCACGACATCAAACCCGAAAATATCCTCATCGATCTTGGCGGCAACGTCGTTCTCTCCGATTTTGGAGTGGCACACATATTTGACGAATCTTTTGTGCCGGCCTTACCTATTTGCGGAACGATCGTGTACGCTGAACCCGAATTGGTTGTTCAAAAGACGCGATACAGCCCGTTCAAGTGGGATATATGGTCCCTTggcatcatcctctttttccttctcacaGGAAAGACACCATATATTGGCGATAAATGA
- a CDS encoding translation initiation factor 3 subunit L translates to MADPSAFYEPEEDELLSQLAIPVQTYQPLSEGDEYRRLQQLEQHAYAQQTAMAQEQEMEQLAALELIPEDVKRFLVMFHQAILENDLPTITSMYESGWNKLTQAHYLNNEWPEAELIAPLVGNDQVFLTLYRELYFRHVYARLQPTIDDRFQSYENICELFNYLLNSEGPVPLDLPIQWLWDMLDEFVYQFTSFSHWRSSPKAKTEEELEMLAESPNIWSSYSVLNVLYSLVQKSQINEQLKAERAGKSAEEVTEVAGEYGSKPLYKNLGYFSLICLLHVHVLLGDPTLALQTMENVDLGNAAFLTRITACHVTTYYHVGCAYMALGRWPDAIKTFVSVLIFFIRMKQYHTRSYQYGSIAKTCERMYALLAICTTLSPGPSDENIMTIVKEHYGDQLAILQRGGPEALEAFKDLYLQACPKYLNVNPPPYEDASALEAWLANPPADATQRHLELFLSDVQAVQGVNGMRNLLKLYTSIDAAKLAAFSVSGEEEGEEEVLQQLMVLKSASSTYGRGQAETTLLDGERKVTNNLDFTIDGTMVHVEETTSHRRYAGFFIRNAEHAQRALTSIKSAPLPIRKPASSSAPAPAPTTTAAPISKSGESAAPAPAEAPATAPEKKAGAWVPKSRQARIAA, encoded by the exons ATGGCCGACCCTAGCGCTTTCTACGAACCTGAAGAGGACGAACTTCTCTCTCAGCTCGCTATCCCCGTCCAGACATATCAGCCCCTTTCCGAAGGCGATGAATACAGGCGCCTCCAGCAACTCGAGCAGCATGCCTACGCCCAGCAGACCGCCATGGCCcaggagcaggagatgGAGCAGCTCGCCGCTTTGGAGCTCATTCCGGAGGATGTGAAGAGGTTCTTGGTCATGTTCCACCAGGCCATTTTGGAGAACGATTTGCCCACCATCACCAGCATGTACGAGTCTGGATGGAACAAGCTCACTCAG GCTCATTATCTTAACAACGAATGGCCCGAGGCTGAGCTCATCGCACCTCTTGTTGGCAACG ATCAGGTATTCTTGACTCTTTACCGAGAGCTTTATTTCCGACACGTCTATGCCAGGCTCCAGCCTACCATTGACGACCGATTCCAATCCTATGAAAACATTTGCGAGCTTTTCAACTACCTCCTCA ACTCTGAAGGTCCTGTTCCCCTCGACCTGCCTATCCAGTGGCTTTGGGACATGCTCGACGAGTTTGTCTACCAATTcacttctttttcccaCTGGCGATCTTCCCCCAAGGCCAagacggaggaggaactCGAGATGCTTGCCGAATCACCAAACATCTGGTCCTCTTACTCTGTCTTGAACGTCCTCTATTCTCTTGTCCAAAAGTCTCAAATCAACGAGCAGCTCAAGGCTGAGAGGGCGGGCAAGTCTGCTGAGGAAGTTACCGAGGTTGCTGGAGAATACGGAAGCAAGCCCCTTTACAAGAACTTGGGTTACTTCTCTTTAATCTGCTTGTTGCACGTTCACGTGTTGTTGGGTGACCCTACTT TGGCTTTGCAAACCATGGAGAACGTCGACCTTGGCAATGCCGCCTTCCTTACCAGGATCACTGCTTGCCATGTTACCACTTACTACCACGTTGGATGTGCCTACATGGCACTCGGACGTTGGCCTGACGCAATCAAAACCTTCGTCTCtgtcctcatcttcttcatccgtATGAAGCAGTACCACACCAGATCTTACCAGTACGGCTCT ATTGCCAAGACTTGTGAGCGAATGTAcgccctcctcgccatCTGCACCACCCTTTCCCCTGGTCCCTCCGACGAAAACATCATGACCATTGTCAAGGAGCACTACGGTGACCAACTTGCTATCCTCCAACGTGGCGGCCCCGAGGCTCTTGAGGCCTTCAAGGATCTCTACCTCCAAGCCTGCCCCAAATATCTCAATGTTAACCCTCCTCCTTATGAAGATGCTTCCGCTCTCGAGGCCTGGCTCGCCAATCCCCCTGCGGATGCGACCCAGAGGCATCTCGAGTTGTTCTTGAGCGATGTTCAGGCTGTTCAGGGTGTTAACGGCATGAGGAACTTGTTAAAGCTTTACACTTCTATTGATGCTGCCAAGCTTGCGGCGTTCTCAGTAtctggagaggaggaaggcgaggaagaggtgttGCAACAATTGATGGTGCTCAAGAGTGCCAGCAGTACTTATGGACGAGGACAGGCCGAGACAACATTGTTGGATGGTGAGCGGAAAGTGACCAACAACTTGGATTTCACTATCGACGGA ACTATGGTCCACGTTGAGGAAACCACTTCTCACCGAAGATATGCTGGTTTCTTCATCCGAAATGCCGAGCACGCGCAACGTGCGCTTACATCTATCAAATCTGCTCCTTTGCCCATCCGTAAACccgcttcatcttccgctcCCGCTCCCGCTCCGACTACCACCGCTGCGCCTATAAGCAAGTCCGGTGAATCAGCAGCTCCGGCCCCTGCAGAGGCTCCCGCAACGGCTCCAGAAAAGAAGGCTGGTGCTTGGGTGCCAAAGTCTAGACAAGCGAGGATTGCGGCCTaa
- a CDS encoding prefoldin subunit 4 encodes MSLLPSEEEGDGVEVAWEDQQRINTFSKLNNRLSDIQDLLKARNEEKEYYDDLSTELELADEDDPQPVMYKIGEAFFYLPLRDARRQLKGDLKKYEMEIEGLESKAEECEKGMKELKVLLYAKFGKQINLETTP; translated from the exons ATGAGCCTG CTACCatccgaagaagaaggtgacGGAGTCGAAGTTGCCTGGG AGGACCAGCAACGCATCAACACCTTTTCCAAACTAAACAACAGACTATCAGATATCCAAGACCTTTTAAAAGCTAGAAAT gaggaaaaggagtaCTACGATGACCTCTCCACCGAGCTCGAGCTTgctgatgaagacgatCCCCAGCCAGTCATGTACAAAATTGGCGAAGCGTTCTTCTACTTGCCTCTTAGGGACGCAAGGCGGCAACTGAAGGGGGATCTGAAAAAGTATGAAATGGAGATTGAGGGGTTAGAAAGCAAAGCGGAAGAGTGCGAAAAGGGCATGAAGGAGTTAAAGGTGCTCTT ATATGCCAAATTTGGAAAGCAGATCAACCTCGAAACGACACCCTAG
- a CDS encoding CBS and PB1 domain-containing protein, variant, translating to MSRIPVPQGGFHHTVPHSPQPTHIDNMSTSSPASDTRRKQSKRDESLRKKIESELSRKRPGSNAAQQSNGGKRSSKRAQKGTVAGLRPSPALTVPEGMSVADASQLCAAKRADCVLVVDEEEGLSGIFTAKDLAFRVTAEGLDPRSTSVAQIMTKNPMVTRDTTNATEALQLMVSRGFRHLPVCNEDGDVVGLLDITKVFHEALAKVERGSTATNQLSAALAGVQSELGPGLNHNPQAAAMLAYVETLRERMALPDLTTVIDTRSAPPTVTPRTTVREAARLMKERRTTAVCVMEANAGTSAVSGVSGGNVIPKIAGIFTSKDIVLRVIAAGLDASRCSVVRVMTPHPDTAPPTMVVQDALKKMHNGHYLNLPVVEADGRLIGIVDVLKLTYATLEQIESMNEDRSNESGPMWSRFFEGLPGAGGDDDTASIVSASERPDTPSRSHLGHGRGLSSMTSPISEIMPNDSASVVDDNISDLGGKHGPASSVAAPALPVDDGTYIFKFRTPSGRTHRFQARHDSYELLRDIVTGKLLTDPFFTAPGAKEGEAVHLPDPSNFTLHYTDDEGDLVTMTADSDVADAVRIARGQKSDRIVLLVDGGKVWEEAARDLGGEKAVEKLKEVEQEVKAVEEEEKQMAEPTADPAVEPTYGNEHVHAQKWKDHGRTIRADGQELVGGVIPKDMVLPAAIGFLGVVILGVFIAGRK from the exons atGTCCCGCATCCCAGTACCACAAGGCGGTTTCCATCACACCGTACCACATTCCCCACAGCCAACTCACATAGATAACATGAGCACAAGCAGCCCCGCCTCCGACACCAGGCGAAAGCAGAGCAAGAGGGACGAG TCTCTTCGCAAGAAGATTGAATCCGAGCTCTCGCGAAAGCGGCCTGGATCCAATGCTGCCCAACAATCCAACGGGGGCAAGCGCTCCAGCAAGCGAGCCCAGAAGGGTACCGTCGCTGGTTTAAGGCCTAGTCCTGCCTTGACTGTGCCAGAGGGCATGAGCGTTGCCGATGCCAGTCAGCTCTGTGCCGCTAAGAGGGCCGACTGTGTCTTGGtcgttgacgaagaagaaggtttgAGTGGTATCTTTACCGCAAAGGACCTTGCCTTTAGG GTGACCGCCGAAGGTCTTGACCCCAGGAGCACAAGCGTCGCTCAGATCATGACCAAGAACCCCATGGTCACCCGTGACACTACTAACGCTACCGAAGCTCTCCAGCTCATGGTCAGCCGTGGATTCAGGCATCTT CCCGTTTGCAACGAGGATGGCGACGTTGTCGGTCTTCTTGACATCACCAAAGTCTTCCACGAAGCTCTTGCCAAAGTCGAGCGTGGTTCCACTGCTACCAACCAGCTCTCTGCCGCTTTGGCCGGTGTCCAGTCCGAACTTGGTCCTGGTTTGAATCACAACCCTCAGGCTGCTGCCATGCTTGCCTACGTAGAGACTCTTCGAGAGCGAATGGCCCTTCCCGACCTGACCACCGTCATTGACACTCGCTCCGCTCCTCCTACCGTCACTCCTCGAACTACTGTACGGGAAGCCGCCAGGCTCATGAAAGAGCGACGCACTACTGCTGTCTGTGTCATGGAGGCCAACGCCGGTACCTCTGCTGTCAGCGGCGTCAGTGGCGGTAACGTGATCCCCAAGATTGCTGGTATTTTCACTAGTAAGGACATCGTTCTGAGGGTTATCGCCGCTGGTTTGGATGCGTCAAGATGTTCAGTGGTAAGAGTCATGACTCCTCATCCTGACACCGCTCCTCCTACCATGGTCGTGCAAGACgcgttgaagaagatgcacA ACGGACATTACCTCAACTTACCCGTTGTCGAGGCTGACGGACGATTGATTGGGATTGTTGACGTTCTCAAGCTTACTTACGCCACTCTTGAGCAG ATTGAATCGATGAACGAGGATCGCTCTAATGAGTCTGGACCCATGTGGTCTAGATTCTTCGAGGGTCTTCCTGGCGCTGGTGGTGATGACGACACCGCCTCTATCGTTTCTGCTTCTGAACGACCTGACACTCCCAGTCGATCTCACCTTGGCCATGGCCGCGGTCTTTCCAGCATGACTTCTCCCATCTCCGAGATCATGCCCAACGACTCAGCTTCTGTTGTTGACGACAACATTTCCGACCTTGGAGGCAAGCATGGGCCCGCTTCTTCTGTCGCCGCCCCTGCTTTGCCCGTGGATGACGGCACTTATATCTTCAAGTTCCGTACTCCTTCGGGCAGAACACACAGATTCCAAGCCCGACACGATTCGTATGAACTCTTGCGGGACATTGTCACCGGCAAGCTCCTCACTGACCCCTTCTTCACTGCTCCTGGTGCCAAGGAGGGCGAAGCCGTCCATCTTCCTGACCCTAGCAATTTTACCCTTCATTACACCGACGACGAGGGCGACCTCGTGACCATGACTGCCGATAGCGATGTGGCCGACGCCGTTCGTATCGCCCGCGGCCAAAAATCCGACCGAatcgtcctcctcgttGACGGCGGCAAGGtctgggaagaagccgCACGGGACTTGGGCGGTGAAAAGGCGGTggagaagctcaaggaggttgagcaggaagtcaaagctgtggaggaagaagagaagcagaTGGCTGAACCTACTGCGGACCCCGCGGTCGAACCCACGTACGGCAACGAGCATGTCCACGCTCAAAAGTGGAAGGACCATGGCAGGACGATCAGGGCCGACGGCCAAGAGTTGGTGGGCGGTGTCATCCCCAAGGATATGGTCTTGCCAGCAGCGATCGGCTTTTTGGGTGTGGTGATTCTGGGTGTGTTTATCGCCGGAAGGAAATAA